One stretch of Deinococcus betulae DNA includes these proteins:
- a CDS encoding collagen-like protein, protein MGAQGSTGPAGPTGATGATGTQGNPGATGATGPAGSDGAAGTAGPTGPTGATGAQGPAGATGGVGPTGATGAQGGVGATGATGPAGADGSSGGGSLSLFGPGTDGAVTLASNTTLTRDMYYSALTVPAGIILTLSGYRIFVAGTLTVNGTIRQNGSGAQNASSGSGGASAGTLGSGTTGASASTGVAVAGSGGTNTLGGIGGGGGSGSGGAASGANLSNPTAALGGNELLFSPLWGLYPLPLATTTRHNGGASGGAGAGDGTNSGGGGAGGGGVIVIYAQTVTGSGRIEALGGVGNFRTVGNVGGGGGGGGGVIYLVSTTISAFNHLPNQVTQTQTTTLGGVTLDVSGGNGGAGAGTGTAGTAGKAGRIVLHKVAA, encoded by the coding sequence GTGGGGGCTCAGGGCTCGACTGGGCCAGCTGGGCCGACCGGCGCCACCGGGGCCACGGGCACGCAGGGCAACCCTGGGGCCACGGGCGCCACCGGCCCTGCCGGGAGTGATGGTGCGGCAGGAACGGCCGGTCCCACCGGCCCGACTGGGGCAACCGGCGCACAGGGCCCAGCAGGCGCAACGGGAGGCGTAGGACCGACCGGCGCCACTGGGGCTCAGGGCGGTGTTGGTGCAACCGGAGCCACCGGCCCTGCAGGTGCGGACGGCAGCAGCGGTGGAGGCTCGCTGTCCCTCTTTGGCCCAGGTACAGACGGGGCGGTCACGCTGGCCAGCAACACCACCCTGACGCGGGACATGTACTACAGCGCCCTGACCGTGCCTGCCGGCATCATCCTGACCCTGAGCGGCTACCGCATCTTCGTGGCCGGCACTTTGACCGTGAACGGAACCATCCGACAGAACGGCAGCGGTGCCCAGAACGCCAGCAGCGGCAGTGGGGGCGCGAGTGCGGGCACGCTCGGCAGCGGCACCACTGGGGCGAGTGCGAGTACGGGCGTCGCGGTGGCTGGGTCCGGTGGCACCAACACGCTGGGCGGCATCGGCGGGGGCGGCGGCAGTGGCTCGGGCGGGGCGGCCAGTGGGGCCAACCTGAGCAATCCCACGGCGGCCCTGGGCGGGAATGAACTGCTGTTTAGTCCGCTGTGGGGGCTATACCCCCTGCCTCTGGCGACCACGACTCGGCATAACGGCGGAGCCAGCGGCGGGGCAGGGGCTGGTGACGGCACCAACTCAGGCGGCGGCGGTGCGGGTGGTGGAGGCGTCATCGTGATCTATGCGCAGACCGTGACGGGCAGCGGCCGGATCGAGGCCCTGGGTGGGGTGGGGAACTTCCGCACGGTGGGCAACGTGGGCGGCGGCGGCGGCGGCGGAGGCGGCGTGATCTACCTCGTGAGTACCACCATCAGCGCCTTCAACCACCTGCCGAATCAGGTGACCCAGACGCAAACGACCACCCTGGGCGGCGTCACGCTGGATGTGAGCGGCGGCAATGGGGGTGCAGGCGCAGGCACCGGGACGGCCGGCACGGCAGGCAAGGCCGGGCGCATTGTGCTGCACAAAGTGGCGGCTTGA
- a CDS encoding DNA cytosine methyltransferase — protein MTATLNRTAAGLYVPHPERHGRHWTQVRSGLIVPEQLTRKGRHRYGPGVLGLDLFAGAGGFSCGMKQAGIEVIGMFEYAADATITYMMNLCRYGQVELHWATPEDAERLNTQLLRETKRWKKDVQQAQDAGEDFTPEQLHQLDLLPTAGSGWISHHPEIPGTQHVFFGDIRKFSGQQVLKALELAPGELDVLFGGPPCQGFSTAGKRNVVDPRNSLIFEFARLIVELKPQTFVLENVPGITSMVTERGIPVLDEFCAMVAEGGWATMEALQKMLGVPGRRGAVRARGNRANKEAPEAPTAPEEPTFGPLFSAD, from the coding sequence ATGACTGCCACGCTGAACCGCACTGCTGCTGGCCTGTATGTGCCTCACCCCGAGCGCCACGGCCGCCACTGGACCCAGGTCCGCAGCGGCCTGATCGTGCCCGAGCAACTCACCCGCAAGGGACGCCACCGCTACGGCCCCGGCGTGCTGGGCCTGGACCTGTTCGCCGGGGCGGGCGGGTTCAGCTGCGGCATGAAGCAGGCTGGCATCGAGGTCATCGGCATGTTCGAATACGCCGCCGACGCCACGATCACCTACATGATGAATCTCTGCCGCTACGGCCAGGTGGAACTGCACTGGGCCACGCCGGAAGATGCCGAACGGCTGAACACACAGCTGCTGCGCGAGACCAAGCGCTGGAAGAAGGACGTCCAGCAGGCGCAGGACGCGGGTGAGGACTTCACGCCTGAGCAACTCCACCAGCTGGACCTCTTGCCCACGGCGGGCAGCGGCTGGATCAGTCACCACCCTGAGATACCCGGCACGCAGCACGTGTTCTTCGGGGACATCCGGAAGTTCAGCGGCCAGCAGGTCCTGAAGGCCCTGGAACTGGCGCCCGGCGAGTTGGATGTGCTGTTCGGTGGGCCACCCTGCCAGGGCTTCAGTACGGCGGGCAAGCGGAACGTGGTGGACCCGCGCAACAGTCTGATTTTCGAGTTCGCGCGCCTGATCGTGGAACTGAAGCCGCAAACCTTCGTGCTGGAGAACGTTCCAGGTATCACGAGCATGGTGACGGAGCGGGGCATTCCGGTGCTGGACGAATTCTGCGCGATGGTCGCGGAGGGGGGCTGGGCGACGATGGAAGCCCTCCAGAAGATGCTGGGCGTTCCTGGTCGCCGAGGCGCGGTGCGTGCCCGTGGCAACCGGGCGAACAAAGAGGCGCCCGAAGCGCCGACGGCGCCTGAAGAGCCCACCTTCGGCCCACTGTTCAGCGCCGACTAA